TATGTGGAGCTAAAAACGTTTCTGCTGGTCAATATGTGATTGTTGCAACCCCAGGGGCAGTTCTACCTGGCGGGTTTGAAATCAAAAGAAGTAAGATTAGAGGCGTTGAATCTAATGGGATGATTTGCTCATTAGCAGAACTTGGGATTGAAGAAAAAAACGTCGATCCAAGATATAGAGAAGGCATTTATAACTTCCCTGAAGCCGTTGAACTTGGCGTAGATCCACTGCACCTACTTGGACTTGACCAACATACAATCGAGCTATCATTAACCCCTAATCGCGCTGACTTATTGAGTGTATTAGGTTATGCTTATGACATTTCTGCAGTACTAGATAAGAAGCTTACCTACCGCGAACCTGAGGTATTTGAAGTAGATACCTTAAATCCTTTAGTAGTTAAAAATGATTCAGAAGGGTGCCACCGTTATTTCGCAAGAACGATTGATGTTAAAGTGGGACCTTCACCAGAATGGCTAAGAAGCTCATTAATCGCAAGCGGCATTAGACCAATTAACAATGTCGTTGATATTACAAACTACGTTATGCTTGAACTTGGCACCCCACTTCATGCATTCGATAAAGCCAAATTTGAGACCAATAAAATCCACATTCGTCAAGCTAAAGACGGCGAAGAAGTGGTTTCATTAGATGAAGTTAAACGTACATTAACAGATAAAGACATCGTCATTACCAATGGTATTTACCCGGTTGCAATCGCTGGTGTGATGGGATTATTAAACACAACCGTGGATGAAGATACTACTTCAATCATTCTTGAAGCCGCAAGCTTTGACTCAAAAATGATTCAGGAAACGTCTAAACGTTTAGATTTAAGAAGTGATTCAAGCCTTAGATTTGAACGTGGTATTGATGAAACCAGAGTTAGAGTTGCGATCAACAGAGCTGCTCAAATGATGGTTGAATTAGCAGGTGGTGTGGTTTATAGTGAAATCGCAGCCTCCAATGAAGCTTATCCAAAACCAGTTAAAATTGAGATTACTGCCGCAGATGTTAATAAGACATTGGGCATTAATCTGGATGAATCACAACTTAGAAGCATTTTAAAACGTCTTAATATCATTAGTGTTAGCGAACATGTCTATATGGTTCCAAGCTACCGTAATGACTTAAGGATAAAAGCAGACTTAATCGAAGAAGTAGCAAGAATCTATGGTTTAAATGAAATCCCAATGATTCTCCCTAAAACCAACAGTCTTGGCAAATATTCAAATAGACAATCTAAAGTCCTAGAAATCAAACGAATCATGCGTCACCTAGGTTTCAATGAAGTGATTAACTACTCATTAACTAAGAAAGAAACGATTTCATTATTCACAGATCCTTCACAAGATCAAGTTGAATTACTACACCCTATGAGTGAAGATAAAAA
The Paracholeplasma morum DNA segment above includes these coding regions:
- the pheT gene encoding phenylalanine--tRNA ligase subunit beta encodes the protein MKISTNMLKNVLGYLPDNLYELTNGYITEVEDYQKMVVASGLVTGYVLTCEDHENSDHLHVTTVDLGNGLVEQIVCGAKNVSAGQYVIVATPGAVLPGGFEIKRSKIRGVESNGMICSLAELGIEEKNVDPRYREGIYNFPEAVELGVDPLHLLGLDQHTIELSLTPNRADLLSVLGYAYDISAVLDKKLTYREPEVFEVDTLNPLVVKNDSEGCHRYFARTIDVKVGPSPEWLRSSLIASGIRPINNVVDITNYVMLELGTPLHAFDKAKFETNKIHIRQAKDGEEVVSLDEVKRTLTDKDIVITNGIYPVAIAGVMGLLNTTVDEDTTSIILEAASFDSKMIQETSKRLDLRSDSSLRFERGIDETRVRVAINRAAQMMVELAGGVVYSEIAASNEAYPKPVKIEITAADVNKTLGINLDESQLRSILKRLNIISVSEHVYMVPSYRNDLRIKADLIEEVARIYGLNEIPMILPKTNSLGKYSNRQSKVLEIKRIMRHLGFNEVINYSLTKKETISLFTDPSQDQVELLHPMSEDKKVLRHSLINGLLDNVGYHLSRQMSDLKFFEIGSTYYSHGEPLHLACIIEGNYEASTWKKDGIKADFYVLKGILDSLLGHFDLKVDYDKASLEGLHPGVTAKISLNNEKIGYIGKIHPSLGIEAYVFEINLEVVLKHIQKQGLFETISRYPSITRDLAFIVDKQIPTQKIHALIYQTARKFLTDLTLFDVYEDEKIGLDKKSLAFSMTFNSKEKTLETADIDKLMKSILNRLQYEFKAEIRS